One stretch of Halobacillus litoralis DNA includes these proteins:
- the dnaB gene encoding replicative DNA helicase, whose protein sequence is MSHNLQTEQAVLGIFLVNGEKIKQTTLAPEHFTRHDHRRIFLAMQQVDNNGTPVDMVTVTTSLGDEIAQVGGVSYLLGLAESVPTTENFHFYEKLLVESYTNQQMRQSAMEYIENPSADALLGLKQQLHLMDQDPEADEQTVKEQLSDIAIEMISFPVQTGLATGFEDYDKMTGGAQRGDLIIVAARPSMGKTAFALNIAMNHCKNGGAVDLFSLEMGSKQLLQRMISSEARIDGQKWRSMCFSTEDYKRSFHAIGEIAEWDLSIHERQQTVQNITTKIRASVASDPDHDHLIIIDYLQLMNVKGRYERRDLEVGAITRELKLLARELNIPIILLSQLSRSVEQRQDKRPMMSDLRESGNIEQDADVISFLYRDDYYSQEGSDVVEVILRKQRNGPVGTVMMGFEKECGRFA, encoded by the coding sequence ATGAGTCATAATCTACAGACGGAACAGGCCGTGTTAGGTATTTTTCTCGTCAACGGGGAGAAAATCAAGCAGACAACGCTCGCCCCTGAGCACTTCACACGACACGACCATCGACGCATTTTCCTAGCGATGCAGCAGGTGGACAACAACGGAACGCCAGTGGATATGGTGACGGTCACAACGAGTCTTGGAGATGAAATTGCCCAGGTGGGGGGAGTGAGCTACTTGTTAGGGCTGGCCGAATCTGTGCCGACGACCGAGAACTTCCACTTCTATGAAAAACTCCTCGTCGAATCCTACACGAACCAACAAATGAGGCAGTCGGCGATGGAGTACATCGAGAATCCGAGTGCTGATGCGCTGCTTGGCTTGAAACAGCAGCTCCATCTGATGGATCAGGACCCGGAAGCGGATGAGCAGACGGTGAAAGAGCAGCTCAGTGACATCGCAATCGAGATGATCTCCTTCCCCGTACAAACAGGATTAGCCACAGGATTCGAAGATTATGACAAAATGACCGGAGGCGCGCAGCGTGGCGATTTGATCATCGTCGCCGCCCGGCCCTCGATGGGGAAGACCGCCTTCGCCTTGAATATCGCCATGAACCATTGCAAGAACGGAGGAGCCGTCGACCTGTTCAGTCTGGAAATGGGATCCAAGCAGCTGCTGCAGCGGATGATTTCTTCCGAAGCACGCATCGACGGGCAGAAGTGGCGTTCGATGTGTTTCTCCACCGAAGACTACAAACGTTCCTTCCACGCCATCGGTGAAATCGCCGAGTGGGATCTGTCCATCCACGAGCGCCAACAAACGGTCCAGAACATCACGACGAAAATCAGAGCGTCCGTAGCTTCCGACCCCGACCATGATCATCTCATCATCATTGATTACTTGCAGCTGATGAACGTCAAAGGCCGCTATGAACGCCGCGACCTCGAAGTCGGCGCCATCACCCGTGAATTAAAACTCCTCGCTCGTGAACTCAACATCCCGATCATCCTCCTCTCCCAACTCTCCCGAAGTGTCGAACAGCGCCAGGACAAACGCCCGATGATGTCGGACTTGAGGGAGTCAGGAAACATTGAACAGGACGCTGACGTTATCAGTTTTTTGTACCGCGACGACTACTATTCGCAGGAAGGCAGTGATGTAGTGGAGGTGATTTTGAGGAAGCAGAGGAATGGACCGGTGGGGACTGTAATGATGGGATTTGAGAAAGAGTGTGGCCGTTTCGCGTGA